A genomic region of Oryza glaberrima chromosome 1, OglaRS2, whole genome shotgun sequence contains the following coding sequences:
- the LOC127784307 gene encoding uncharacterized protein LOC127784307 isoform X1, translating to MEKARLRAFQREQATAKTCMVSSFATDFLEIRAKEPSVHVLVIPGNPGIVAFYKDFVEELYENLGGQASITGKCGVIYAFLVWTIYVACCLLINFHYAAIGHISHSKKDAERGRLFSLHEQIDHKVDFIEQEFQHSEQSLVLVGHSIGAYICLEIFKRLQKKVKLCVGLYPFLTLNKKSMKQSAIGYIARSSLLSKGVSSFVSFIGSLQASVTMGIVRRLLGPSWSVTAVEATCGHLLWYHTMRNVLFMAMTEFTKLSEEPDWNFISAKQDQIAFLFGVDDHWGPLAHLEEISKRAPGVALSVETEGHTHGYCCTEAGSFWAADYVANLIKTKF from the exons ATGGAGAAAGCGAGGTTGAGAGCTTTCCAGAGGGAGCAAGCCACGGCCAAGACATGTATGGTCTCCAG CTTTGCGACGGATTTTCTCGAGATAAGGGCCAAAGAGCCGTCTGTTCATGTTCTGGTTATTCCCGGAAATCCAG GTATCGTTGCATTCTACAAGGACTTTGTTGAAGAGCTCTATGAGAACCTCGGTGGGCAAGCATCTATTACAGGTAAGTGTGGTGTAATCTATGCATTTCTTGTATGGACTATCTATGTGGCTTGCTGCTTGCTGATAAATTTTCACTATGCAGCGATTGGGCATATTTCACATAGCAAAAAG GATGCAGAGCGTGGACGATTGTTTTCGTTGCATGAACAAATTGATCACAAG GTCGATTTCATTGAGCAAGAATTTCAACATTCGGAACAATCATTAGTTCTG GTTGGTCATTCAATTGGTGCCTACATATGCCTGGAAATCTTCAAAAGACTTCAGAAGAAG GTGAAACTTTGTGTAGGACTCTATCCATTTTTAACACTCAACAAGAAGTCCATGAAGCAATCAGCTATTGGATATATTGCAAG GTCATCTCTCCTAAGTAAAGGGGTTAGCTCATTTGTTTCTTTTATCGGATCACTCCAAGCTTCAGTAACTATGGGCATCGTGAGAAGGTTACTTGGACCTTCATGGTCTGTAACGGCTGTCGAAGCTACATGCGGCCATCTCTTATGG TACCATACGATGCGTAATGTTCTCTTCATGGCAATGACAGAGTTCACGAAG CTCTCTGAAGAACCGGACTGGAATTTCATCAGTGCAAAACAGGACCAGATTGCATTTCTGTTTGGTGTGGACGATCACTGGGGTCCGCTTGCACACTTGGAAGAG ATCTCAAAGCGTGCTCCTGGGGTTGCCTTGTCTGTCGAAACTGAAGGACATACACACGGCTATTGCTGCACGGAAGCTGGATCGTTTTGGGCTGCAgactacgtggctaatttgattAAAACTAAATTCTGA
- the LOC127784285 gene encoding MACPF domain-containing protein At4g24290-like: MAHKAKLQSVAESAIRSIGLGYDIANDIRLKNCKQCGSPDPLLIELDHDKVQDIVLPGNLTVTGVSKSIKCDKGERMRFRSDVLSFQQMSEQFNRELSLSGKIPSGFFNAMFEFTGCWQKDASITKSLAFDGWCITLYTVALSKAHIILKDHVKQAVPSTWEPAALARFIKKFGTHIVVGVKMGGKDVIYLKQQHSSSLQAVDVQKRLKEMSDQRFLDANGHSDISLADSYAKDNKVEAREQRLRFVESNPLNSYSSNEELVMMPKRRGGRDKDIISHSEWLNTVQAEPDVISMSFIPITSLLNGVPGCGFLNHAINLYLRYKPRVEELHQFLEFQLPRQWAPVYSDLPLGPQRKRQSSASLPVNLIGPKLYVCTNMVDVGKRPVTGLRLFLEGQKSNKLAIHLQHLCSLPQIIQLEDDTYNPQTPEAEIRKYYEPIGSWKRFSHVCTAPVDSDDSSIVTGAQLEVVSHGFKKILFLRLHFSKVCNATSVKNPEWDGSPNLGQKSGLISTLISTHFSTAALKPAPRPAEVNINSAVYPGGPPVPVQTPKLLRFVDTTEMLRGPQDLPGYWVVSGAKLHLERGKISLRVKYSLLTVNSPDDEFSPDEEF; this comes from the exons ATGGCGCATAAAGCAAAGCTGCAAAGTGTTGCAGAATCTGCAATACGGTCCATTGGTCTTGGCTACGACATTGCTAATGATATCCGTCTCAAAAACTGCAAGCAGTGTGGTTCGCCTGATCCGCTGCTCATTGAGCTCGACCATGACAAGGTTCAGGATATTGTGCTCCCTGGTAATCTGACGGTTACTGGTGTGTCTAAGTCAATCAAGTGCGATAAAGGGGAGCGTATGCGGTTCCGCTCTGACGTCTTATCATTTCAGCAG ATGTCTGAACAATTCAACCGGGAGCTATCATTGTCTGGAAAAATTCCATCTGGATTTTTCAATGCGATGTTTGAATTTACTGGGTGCTGGCAGAAAGATGCTTCTATTACCAAATCACTTGCTTTTGATGGTTGGTGTATCACACTATACACTGTTGCACTCTCAAAGGCACATATAATACTAAAGGATCATGTTAAGCAGGCTGTTCCATCAACATGGGAACCTGCTGCCTTAGCAAG gtttattaaaaaatttgggACTCATATAGTCGTTGGTGTAAAAATGGGAGGAAAGGATGTAATTTATTTAAAGCAACAGCACTCGTCAAGCTTGCAAGCTGTTGATGTTCAAAAACGATTGAAAGAGATGTCAGACCAGCGATTTCTTGATGCAAATGGGCACTCTGACATTAGTTTGGCAGATTCATACGCTAAAGATAATAAG GTTGAAGCAAGAGAGCAACGACTGAGATTTGTGGAGTCCAATCCATTAAATTCTTACTCTTCTAATGAG GAGTTGGTAATGATGCCTAAGCGAAGAGGTGGAAGGGATAAAGATATCATTTCTCATAGCGAGTGGCTGAATACTGTTCAGGCAGAACCTGATGTTATCTCAATGTCCTTCATACCTATTACTTCACTGTTGAATGGAGTTCCTGGCTGTGGATTTTTGAACCATGCAATTAATCTGTACCTTCGGT ATAAGCCGCGAGTTGAGGAATTGCACCAGTTTTTAGAGTTTCAGCTTCCAAGGCAGTGGGCACCTGTCTACAGTGACCTCCCTCTGGGTCCTCAGAGGAAAAGACAAAGCAGTGCATCTTTACCAGTAAATTTAATTGGTCCAAAGCTATACGTTTGTACCAACATG GTTGATGTGGGCAAAAGACCTGTTACAGGACTCCGGTTGTTTCTTGAGGGACAGAAGAGCAACAAACTAGCTATCCATCTCCAGCATCTCTGCTCTCTTCCTCAGATTATTCAGCTCGAAGACGACACTTACAATCCCCAAACTCCAGAAGCAGAGATCCGCAAATACTACGAACCGATTGGTTCATGGAAGCGTTTCTCCCATGTCTGCACCGCACCAGTTGATTCAGATGATTCCTCCATTGTCACAGGGGCACAGCTGGAAGTAGTCAGCCATGGTTTCAAGAAAATACTCTTCCTTCGCCTTCATTTCTCCAAAGTCTGCAATGCCACTTCTGTCAAGAACCCAGAGTGGGATGGATCTCCAAACCTGGGTCAGAAATCAGGCCTCATCTCAACACTTATCAGCACACATTTCTCCACAGCAGCTCTAAAGCCCGCGCCTCGCCCTGCCGAAGTGAACATCAATTCGGCGGTGTACCCTGGTGGCCCGCCTGTTCCAGTGCAGACCCCAAAGTTGCTCAGGTTTGTGGATACAACGGAGATGTTGCGTGGACCGCAGGACCTGCCAGGTTACTGGGTGGTTTCAGGTGCAAAGCTGCATCTTGAGAGGGGCAAGATATCGCTGCGGGTGAAATACTCACTCTTGACAGTAAATTCGCCCGACGATGAGTTTTCACCCGATGAAGAATTTTAG
- the LOC127784307 gene encoding uncharacterized protein LOC127784307 isoform X2 — MEKARLRAFQREQATAKTCMVSSFATDFLEIRAKEPSVHVLVIPGNPGIVAFYKDFVEELYENLGGQASITAIGHISHSKKDAERGRLFSLHEQIDHKVDFIEQEFQHSEQSLVLVGHSIGAYICLEIFKRLQKKVKLCVGLYPFLTLNKKSMKQSAIGYIARSSLLSKGVSSFVSFIGSLQASVTMGIVRRLLGPSWSVTAVEATCGHLLWYHTMRNVLFMAMTEFTKLSEEPDWNFISAKQDQIAFLFGVDDHWGPLAHLEEISKRAPGVALSVETEGHTHGYCCTEAGSFWAADYVANLIKTKF; from the exons ATGGAGAAAGCGAGGTTGAGAGCTTTCCAGAGGGAGCAAGCCACGGCCAAGACATGTATGGTCTCCAG CTTTGCGACGGATTTTCTCGAGATAAGGGCCAAAGAGCCGTCTGTTCATGTTCTGGTTATTCCCGGAAATCCAG GTATCGTTGCATTCTACAAGGACTTTGTTGAAGAGCTCTATGAGAACCTCGGTGGGCAAGCATCTATTACAG CGATTGGGCATATTTCACATAGCAAAAAG GATGCAGAGCGTGGACGATTGTTTTCGTTGCATGAACAAATTGATCACAAG GTCGATTTCATTGAGCAAGAATTTCAACATTCGGAACAATCATTAGTTCTG GTTGGTCATTCAATTGGTGCCTACATATGCCTGGAAATCTTCAAAAGACTTCAGAAGAAG GTGAAACTTTGTGTAGGACTCTATCCATTTTTAACACTCAACAAGAAGTCCATGAAGCAATCAGCTATTGGATATATTGCAAG GTCATCTCTCCTAAGTAAAGGGGTTAGCTCATTTGTTTCTTTTATCGGATCACTCCAAGCTTCAGTAACTATGGGCATCGTGAGAAGGTTACTTGGACCTTCATGGTCTGTAACGGCTGTCGAAGCTACATGCGGCCATCTCTTATGG TACCATACGATGCGTAATGTTCTCTTCATGGCAATGACAGAGTTCACGAAG CTCTCTGAAGAACCGGACTGGAATTTCATCAGTGCAAAACAGGACCAGATTGCATTTCTGTTTGGTGTGGACGATCACTGGGGTCCGCTTGCACACTTGGAAGAG ATCTCAAAGCGTGCTCCTGGGGTTGCCTTGTCTGTCGAAACTGAAGGACATACACACGGCTATTGCTGCACGGAAGCTGGATCGTTTTGGGCTGCAgactacgtggctaatttgattAAAACTAAATTCTGA